A genomic stretch from Vicinamibacterales bacterium includes:
- a CDS encoding NAD(P)-binding domain-containing protein, with the protein MSAEIVTSVVIGAGHAGLAASRGLTDRGIDHVVLERGEVANSWRRERWDSLRLLTPNWQARLPGFRYEGPDPDGYMTAADVAAFIERFAAASAAPVRTLTEVKSLRQEGDRYRVTTTTGELRCRTVIVASGACNAASLPACAADTPPALVQLSAFHYRNPSQLPEGKVLVVGGSATGVQLADEIHRSGRPVTLSTGEHVRMPRTYRGRDVLWWMEASGLWDQRYQEIDDLARARSLPSPQLVGTPERATLDLNALMRAGVEIVGRLSMIRDGRALFSGGLTNVCALADLKMNRLLETFDAWGEHRNVEAGPPERFAPTRAPDASRLSIDLLGGDIRSVVWATGFRPEYGWLHVPVLDAKGRLRHDGGVVVAPGLYAVGLPVLRRRKSSFIHGAEDDARDIVAHLAAYLDSAAGAAPTSGNGR; encoded by the coding sequence TTGTCAGCTGAAATCGTCACCAGCGTCGTGATCGGCGCCGGCCACGCCGGGCTGGCGGCGAGCCGCGGCCTGACCGACCGCGGGATCGATCACGTCGTGCTCGAGCGCGGCGAGGTGGCCAACTCGTGGCGGCGCGAGCGGTGGGATTCGCTGCGGCTGCTGACGCCGAACTGGCAGGCACGGCTGCCCGGTTTCCGCTACGAGGGCCCCGACCCCGACGGCTACATGACGGCCGCCGATGTCGCTGCGTTCATCGAGCGCTTTGCTGCCGCATCCGCCGCTCCCGTGCGCACGCTGACCGAGGTGAAGTCGCTGCGCCAGGAGGGCGACCGCTACCGTGTGACGACGACGACCGGCGAACTGCGCTGCCGGACGGTGATCGTCGCGAGCGGGGCGTGCAACGCCGCCAGCCTCCCGGCCTGCGCAGCAGACACGCCGCCGGCGCTCGTGCAGTTGAGCGCGTTTCACTACCGCAACCCGTCGCAGCTGCCCGAGGGCAAGGTCCTGGTGGTTGGCGGATCGGCGACCGGCGTCCAGCTTGCCGACGAGATTCATCGATCCGGCCGCCCCGTCACGCTGTCGACAGGCGAGCACGTGCGGATGCCGCGTACCTACCGCGGCCGCGACGTGCTGTGGTGGATGGAGGCGTCGGGCCTGTGGGACCAGCGCTACCAGGAGATCGACGATCTCGCTCGCGCGCGAAGCCTGCCGTCCCCGCAGCTGGTCGGGACGCCCGAGCGGGCCACCCTCGACTTGAACGCCCTCATGCGCGCCGGGGTCGAGATCGTGGGACGCCTCTCGATGATCCGCGACGGGCGCGCGCTCTTCTCTGGAGGACTGACGAACGTCTGCGCGCTCGCCGATCTGAAGATGAACCGCCTGCTCGAGACGTTCGACGCGTGGGGAGAACATCGGAACGTCGAGGCCGGACCGCCGGAGCGCTTCGCGCCCACCCGCGCGCCCGATGCCTCGCGGCTCTCGATCGATCTGCTCGGCGGCGACATCCGCAGCGTCGTCTGGGCGACCGGCTTCCGTCCGGAGTACGGCTGGCTGCACGTGCCGGTCCTCGACGCCAAGGGCCGGCTGCGCCACGACGGCGGCGTCGTCGTGGCGCCCGGCTTGTACGCGGTCGGACTGCCGGTGCTGCGTCGCCGCAAGTCGAGCTTCATCCACGGCGCCGAAGACGACGCGCGCGACATCGTGGCCCATCTTGCCGCCTACCTGGATTCCGCGGCCGGCGCCGCGCCGACGAGCGGGAACGGCCGGTGA
- a CDS encoding O-acetylhomoserine aminocarboxypropyltransferase/cysteine synthase family protein: MDDLRPFGFETRQVHAGQRPDPNTGARAVPIYQTTSYVFEDPESAAAYFNLQEYGNTYSRIMNPTVAVFEERVASLEGGCGAVAFASGIAAQAAALFTMLMPGDHVVSSAALYGGTVNQLKHLLRKLSVELTWVNPDDPAAWREAVRSNTKAFYAEAIGNPAGNVLDIEAVASIAHEHGIPLIVDNTFATPYLCRPIEWGADIVVHSATKFIGGHGTSIGGVVVESGQFNWSNGRFPVVAEPSPAYHGLQFHETFGTYGYLMKLRAETLRDLGAAMSPFNAFLFLQGLETLSLRMARHVENAAAVAAFLASHELASNVTYPGLPDSRYRPLVQKYLPLGAGAVFSFDCSGGRDAGQDFIRGVTLWSHLANVGDAKSLIIHPASTTHRQLSDEELRAAGVGPGTIRLSVGIESIDDLIRDLRQGFARAAAAAEVAR, from the coding sequence ATGGACGATCTCCGCCCTTTCGGTTTCGAGACGCGGCAGGTGCACGCCGGCCAGCGTCCCGATCCCAATACCGGCGCGCGCGCCGTGCCGATCTATCAGACGACCAGCTACGTGTTCGAGGATCCCGAGTCGGCGGCGGCGTATTTCAACCTGCAGGAGTACGGCAACACCTACTCGCGGATCATGAATCCGACCGTGGCGGTGTTCGAGGAGCGCGTGGCCAGCCTGGAAGGAGGCTGCGGCGCCGTGGCGTTCGCGAGCGGCATCGCGGCGCAGGCGGCGGCGCTCTTCACCATGCTCATGCCCGGCGATCACGTCGTGTCGTCGGCGGCGCTCTACGGCGGCACGGTGAATCAGCTCAAGCACCTGCTGCGCAAGCTCTCCGTCGAACTGACGTGGGTCAACCCCGACGATCCGGCGGCCTGGCGGGAGGCGGTCCGGAGCAACACCAAGGCGTTCTACGCCGAAGCGATCGGCAACCCGGCCGGCAACGTCCTCGACATCGAGGCGGTCGCCTCGATCGCACACGAGCACGGCATTCCGCTCATCGTCGACAACACGTTCGCCACGCCGTACCTCTGCCGGCCGATCGAGTGGGGCGCCGACATCGTCGTGCACTCGGCGACGAAGTTCATCGGCGGCCACGGCACCAGCATCGGCGGCGTGGTCGTCGAGTCGGGTCAGTTCAACTGGTCCAACGGGCGGTTTCCGGTCGTCGCCGAACCGTCGCCGGCGTACCACGGGCTGCAGTTCCACGAGACGTTCGGAACCTACGGCTACCTGATGAAGCTGCGCGCCGAGACGCTGCGCGATCTCGGCGCGGCGATGAGCCCGTTCAACGCGTTCCTGTTCCTGCAGGGGCTCGAGACGCTGTCGCTGCGGATGGCGCGCCACGTCGAGAACGCCGCCGCGGTTGCCGCGTTCCTGGCGTCGCACGAGCTCGCGTCGAACGTGACGTATCCGGGTCTGCCGGACAGCCGCTACCGCCCGCTGGTGCAGAAGTACCTGCCGCTCGGCGCCGGCGCCGTGTTTTCGTTCGACTGCAGCGGCGGCCGCGACGCCGGCCAGGATTTCATCCGCGGCGTGACGCTCTGGTCGCATCTGGCCAATGTCGGCGATGCCAAGAGCCTGATCATCCATCCGGCCAGCACCACGCACCGGCAGTTGAGCGACGAGGAGTTGCGGGCTGCCGGGGTCGGCCCTGGAACCATCCGCCTCTCGGTCGGCATCGAGTCGATCGACGATCTGATCCGCGATCTGCGGCAGGGGTTTGCCCGTGCCGCCGCCGCGGCGGAGGTCGCGCGATGA
- the dcp gene encoding peptidyl-dipeptidase Dcp, with the protein MQSTRRLLVTAVLAGTSLCLIHGQERANPLLSKSTLPFHAPQFDQIKDADFLPALEAGIKEERAEIQKIAGNAAPPTFDNTIDALERTGQMLTRVQMIFNGLTGANTNDALQKTQEEVAPKLASLQSEIFLNAKLFNRVEAIYGRRAALKLSPEALRLVEWYHEHFILAGAKLGEADKAVLAKLTQEDATLGTKFTNQLLAAAKAGAVVLDTPAALAGLSQAEIDGAAQAAKERGLDGKWLITLQNTTQQPPLLSLDNRDTRRRLFEASWTRAEHGDANDTRAAISRLAQLRAQQAALVGFPNFAAWKLQDQMAKTPAAVDEFLGKLAPAATARARREAVDLQALVDSQHGGFQVEAYDWDHYAEQVRKATFDLDESQIKPYFELNRVLTDGVFFAANKLYGLTFKERTDLPVYEKDVRVFEVNDASGAPLALFYADYFKRDNKNGGAWMDNFVGQSKLLETRPVIYNVANFDKPAAGAPALLTADDVVTMFHEFGHALHGFFADQRYPTLSGTSVARDFVEFPSQFNEHWALNPEVLAHYAVHYKTGEKMPKALVEKILAARDFNAGYNMTELISAALLDMEWHSLDPKAPLQDVDAFEKTALARTHVDLPQVPPRYRSSYFLHIWGNGYAAGYYAYLWTQMLADDCAAWFDAHGGLTRANGDRFRRLVLSRGNTLDLGVMFRDFAGHDPQIEPMIKNRGLAAR; encoded by the coding sequence ATGCAGTCCACCCGCCGCTTGCTGGTGACCGCCGTGCTGGCCGGCACCAGCCTTTGCCTCATCCATGGCCAGGAGCGCGCCAATCCTTTGCTGTCAAAGAGCACCCTGCCCTTCCATGCGCCGCAGTTCGACCAGATAAAGGACGCTGACTTCCTCCCGGCGCTCGAGGCCGGGATCAAGGAAGAGCGTGCCGAGATCCAGAAGATCGCTGGCAACGCCGCGCCGCCGACCTTCGACAACACGATCGACGCGCTCGAGCGCACCGGCCAGATGCTGACGCGTGTGCAGATGATCTTCAACGGCCTCACGGGCGCCAACACCAACGACGCGCTGCAGAAGACGCAGGAGGAAGTGGCGCCGAAGCTTGCGTCGCTCCAGTCGGAGATCTTCCTGAACGCGAAGCTGTTCAACCGAGTCGAGGCGATTTACGGCCGGCGCGCCGCGCTGAAGCTCAGCCCCGAGGCGCTGCGCCTCGTCGAGTGGTACCACGAGCACTTCATTCTCGCCGGCGCGAAGCTGGGGGAGGCCGACAAGGCCGTCCTCGCGAAGCTGACCCAGGAGGACGCGACGCTCGGCACGAAATTCACCAACCAGCTGCTCGCCGCGGCCAAGGCGGGGGCCGTCGTCCTCGACACGCCGGCGGCGCTCGCGGGACTGAGCCAGGCGGAGATCGACGGTGCCGCGCAGGCGGCGAAGGAACGCGGCCTGGACGGGAAATGGCTGATCACGCTGCAGAACACCACGCAGCAGCCGCCGCTGCTGTCGCTCGACAACCGTGACACCCGCCGCCGCCTGTTCGAGGCCTCGTGGACGCGCGCCGAACACGGCGACGCCAACGACACGCGCGCCGCCATCTCGCGCCTGGCGCAACTGCGCGCGCAGCAGGCGGCGCTTGTCGGCTTCCCGAATTTCGCCGCCTGGAAGCTGCAGGACCAGATGGCCAAGACGCCGGCGGCGGTCGACGAGTTTCTCGGCAAGCTCGCGCCCGCCGCGACCGCGCGCGCGCGCCGCGAAGCCGTCGACCTGCAGGCGCTCGTCGACTCCCAGCACGGCGGCTTCCAGGTCGAAGCGTACGACTGGGACCACTACGCCGAACAGGTTCGCAAGGCCACATTCGACCTCGACGAATCGCAGATCAAGCCGTACTTCGAGCTGAATCGCGTCCTCACCGACGGCGTCTTCTTCGCGGCCAACAAGCTGTACGGGCTGACCTTCAAAGAGCGCACGGATCTGCCCGTCTACGAGAAGGACGTCCGGGTGTTCGAGGTCAACGACGCGAGCGGCGCGCCGCTGGCGCTCTTCTACGCCGACTACTTCAAGCGCGACAACAAGAACGGCGGCGCCTGGATGGACAACTTCGTCGGCCAGTCGAAGCTGCTCGAGACGAGGCCGGTCATCTACAACGTCGCCAACTTCGACAAGCCTGCGGCCGGTGCGCCGGCGCTGTTGACCGCCGACGACGTGGTGACGATGTTCCACGAGTTCGGCCACGCGTTGCACGGCTTCTTCGCCGACCAGCGCTATCCGACGCTGTCGGGCACCAGCGTGGCGCGCGATTTCGTCGAGTTCCCGTCGCAGTTCAACGAGCACTGGGCGCTGAACCCGGAGGTGCTGGCGCACTACGCCGTTCACTACAAGACCGGGGAGAAGATGCCAAAGGCGCTGGTCGAGAAGATCCTGGCCGCGCGCGATTTCAACGCCGGCTACAACATGACCGAGCTGATTTCCGCAGCGCTGCTCGACATGGAGTGGCATTCGCTCGATCCGAAGGCGCCGCTTCAGGACGTCGACGCGTTCGAGAAGACCGCGCTTGCCAGGACCCACGTCGATCTGCCGCAGGTGCCGCCGCGCTACCGTTCCAGCTATTTCCTGCACATCTGGGGCAACGGCTACGCCGCCGGATACTACGCCTATCTCTGGACGCAGATGCTGGCCGACGACTGCGCCGCGTGGTTCGACGCGCACGGCGGCCTGACCCGCGCCAACGGCGACCGCTTCCGGCGCCTGGTCCTCTCACGCGGCAACACGCTCGATCTCGGCGTGATGTTCCGCGACTTCGCCGGTCACGATCCGCAGATCGAGCCGATGATCAAGAACCGCGGCCTCGCGGCACGCTGA
- a CDS encoding OsmC family protein, whose translation MAASSVNNGVNVQALLDAREALKAAPAATKFMWKASSKWQNGTHSRTTIQGFHGLGQDQSHKREFAFDADHPEIFAANDNGVTPVEFLLVGLASCLTAGIAAVAQNRGIQIRSIEADVEGSMDIQGILGMDADVRNGYDGIKVKFKIDADASRQDIEALVAQSQKRSAVYDAIANPTNVTVEVL comes from the coding sequence ATGGCTGCGTCGAGCGTGAACAATGGGGTCAACGTACAGGCACTACTGGACGCCCGGGAAGCGCTGAAGGCGGCTCCGGCGGCGACGAAGTTCATGTGGAAGGCGTCGTCGAAATGGCAGAACGGCACGCATAGCCGCACGACCATCCAGGGATTCCACGGACTCGGGCAGGACCAGTCGCACAAGCGCGAGTTCGCCTTCGATGCCGACCACCCGGAAATCTTTGCCGCCAACGACAACGGCGTGACGCCGGTCGAGTTCCTGCTCGTCGGCCTCGCCAGCTGCCTGACCGCCGGCATCGCCGCCGTCGCGCAGAACCGCGGCATCCAGATTCGCTCGATCGAAGCCGACGTCGAGGGCTCGATGGACATCCAGGGCATCCTCGGCATGGATGCCGACGTCCGCAACGGCTACGACGGCATCAAGGTGAAGTTCAAGATCGACGCCGATGCCTCGCGGCAGGACATCGAAGCGCTGGTGGCGCAGTCGCAGAAGCGCTCGGCGGTCTACGACGCGATCGCGAACCCGACCAACGTCACCGTCGAAGTGCTGTAA
- a CDS encoding DUF5655 domain-containing protein: protein MPGHQCYHCKQFVAEGAPHDCWTTTEAALTMELTSDLRDAWERLRESAVELGEQRIYASHNSIMFSRKACHFFVRPKRAFLELTVFLGRAVMAPQIQRVRQSSRTKWTHVIHIRHRDQVEAPLTDWMREAYDLEGAKAATQATAKPVPRAAVKSESGRPSVRKRRKGSASRGKTRAPRTAARRSGRAPRRGRG, encoded by the coding sequence GTGCCCGGACACCAGTGCTACCACTGCAAGCAGTTCGTCGCGGAGGGGGCGCCGCACGATTGCTGGACGACGACGGAAGCGGCGCTGACGATGGAGTTGACGTCGGATCTCCGGGACGCGTGGGAACGGCTGCGGGAGTCGGCCGTCGAGCTCGGCGAGCAGCGCATCTACGCGTCACACAACTCGATCATGTTCTCGCGCAAGGCCTGTCACTTCTTCGTGCGGCCGAAGCGCGCGTTCCTCGAGCTGACGGTCTTTCTCGGGCGCGCCGTGATGGCGCCGCAGATCCAGCGCGTGCGGCAGAGCTCGCGCACGAAGTGGACGCATGTCATCCACATCCGCCATCGCGACCAGGTGGAGGCGCCCCTCACCGACTGGATGCGCGAGGCCTACGACCTGGAGGGAGCGAAGGCCGCGACCCAGGCGACGGCCAAGCCTGTGCCGCGCGCCGCGGTGAAGTCCGAATCGGGAAGGCCGTCGGTCAGGAAACGGCGAAAGGGTAGCGCGTCACGTGGAAAAACCCGGGCGCCGCGAACGGCAGCGCGTCGATCCGGTCGAGCCCCCCGCCGTGGGCGGGGATGA
- a CDS encoding MFS transporter, protein MAEEDPTLVDEQRVMARVTRRFVPLAFICYVVAYLDRVNVGFAAGELQRDLGLSATAYGVAAGLFFLGYCVCEVPSNIILERIGARRWIARIMITWGLVAMATMFVRDARTFMIARVLLGVAEAGFFPGIVLFFTYWFPASERARTGAWFMTASPIAVIVGAPLSTWIMRLDGASGLHGWQWLFLIEGVPAVILGVVVLATLTDRPEQARWLAPEERAWLARRMAGDRAAREGTDRAAAVDFRHPALWLLCAVFFLNSIVNYGMFLWLPKLLADVTHMKGFALSLTTAVPFAAALAAMVVVARISDRSGERRRVVAACALVTGVGLVVAVLFQRQTLLLVAGFAIAQMALRSLAGVFWALPPERLGPRAAAVGIGLINAVGGVGGFIGPALIGVLLDATGGYAGGLLALTGVLLAEALVALQI, encoded by the coding sequence ATGGCGGAGGAAGACCCGACGCTCGTCGACGAACAGCGCGTCATGGCGCGCGTGACGCGGCGGTTCGTACCGCTGGCCTTCATCTGTTACGTCGTCGCTTATCTCGACCGCGTCAACGTCGGGTTCGCCGCCGGCGAGCTGCAGCGCGATCTCGGCTTGAGCGCTACAGCCTATGGTGTCGCGGCGGGCCTATTCTTCCTCGGCTACTGCGTCTGCGAGGTGCCGAGCAACATCATCCTCGAGCGCATCGGCGCGCGCCGCTGGATCGCCCGCATCATGATCACCTGGGGACTCGTCGCGATGGCAACGATGTTCGTGCGCGACGCGCGGACGTTCATGATCGCCCGCGTCCTGCTGGGCGTCGCCGAAGCCGGCTTTTTTCCCGGCATCGTGCTTTTCTTCACCTACTGGTTTCCGGCATCGGAGCGCGCGCGCACCGGCGCGTGGTTCATGACCGCCTCGCCGATCGCCGTCATCGTCGGCGCGCCGCTGTCGACGTGGATTATGCGGCTCGACGGCGCGTCGGGCCTGCACGGCTGGCAATGGCTGTTTCTCATCGAAGGCGTGCCCGCCGTGATCCTTGGCGTCGTGGTGCTGGCGACGCTGACGGACCGGCCGGAACAGGCGCGCTGGCTGGCGCCGGAGGAGCGCGCCTGGCTGGCGAGGCGGATGGCCGGCGATCGGGCGGCGCGCGAAGGGACCGACCGGGCGGCGGCCGTCGACTTCCGTCACCCGGCTCTCTGGCTGTTGTGCGCCGTGTTCTTTCTCAACTCGATCGTCAACTACGGCATGTTCCTGTGGCTGCCGAAGCTGCTCGCCGACGTCACGCACATGAAGGGCTTTGCGCTCAGCCTCACCACGGCGGTGCCCTTCGCGGCGGCGCTTGCAGCGATGGTCGTCGTGGCGCGCATCTCGGATCGGAGCGGCGAGCGCCGCCGCGTCGTCGCGGCCTGCGCGCTCGTGACGGGCGTCGGGCTGGTCGTCGCGGTGCTCTTCCAGCGGCAGACGCTGCTGCTCGTCGCCGGGTTTGCCATCGCCCAGATGGCGTTGCGATCGCTGGCTGGCGTATTCTGGGCGCTCCCGCCGGAGCGGCTCGGTCCGCGGGCCGCCGCCGTGGGTATCGGATTGATCAACGCCGTCGGCGGCGTCGGCGGCTTCATCGGGCCGGCGCTGATCGGGGTGCTGCTCGACGCGACCGGCGGCTATGCCGGCGGCCTGCTCGCGCTGACCGGCGTCCTCCTCGCCGAGGCCCTGGTAGCCCTCCAGATATGA
- a CDS encoding TIM barrel protein, which produces MTSTPPRRTGMGLSADSFQSIRFASPQRLLAADRLMELSASLGMAGAHGGMPDISFEWARHTREIKERLGAYLEIQTFLPRDGEDPAVFEHAVKVAKEAGASSLRAVCLLGRRYEMFESLAAWQAAVAAFHRQIAAAVPIVETHRMRLGIENHKDWRVDQQVALLKQYSSEYVGVTLDTGNNLSILDDPEETVEKLAPWTFNTHFKDMAVEETDDGFLMSEVPLGEGMLDLPRMVNAIRSARPDVHFSLEMITRDPLRVPCLTKKYWSTFDDVPGVDLARFLTRMRGCRPRSPLPAISGLTDEQRYALEVDLVDRSIAFANAHLSL; this is translated from the coding sequence ATGACATCGACACCGCCGCGCCGGACCGGGATGGGCCTGAGCGCCGACTCCTTTCAGTCGATTCGTTTCGCTTCGCCGCAGCGGCTGCTCGCCGCCGACCGGCTGATGGAGCTGTCTGCCTCGCTCGGCATGGCCGGGGCGCACGGCGGCATGCCCGACATCAGCTTCGAATGGGCGCGCCACACCCGCGAGATCAAGGAACGGCTCGGCGCCTACCTCGAGATCCAGACGTTTCTGCCTCGCGACGGCGAGGATCCGGCGGTGTTCGAGCACGCCGTGAAGGTGGCGAAGGAGGCCGGCGCGTCGAGCCTGCGCGCCGTGTGCCTGCTCGGGCGGCGCTACGAGATGTTCGAGTCGCTCGCGGCGTGGCAGGCGGCGGTGGCGGCTTTCCACAGACAGATCGCCGCGGCGGTGCCGATTGTCGAGACGCACAGGATGCGGCTCGGCATCGAGAACCACAAGGACTGGCGCGTCGATCAGCAGGTCGCGCTGCTGAAGCAGTACAGCAGCGAATACGTCGGGGTGACGCTCGACACCGGCAACAACCTGTCGATCCTCGACGACCCCGAGGAGACCGTCGAGAAGCTGGCGCCATGGACGTTCAACACCCACTTCAAGGACATGGCGGTGGAGGAAACCGACGACGGGTTTCTCATGTCCGAGGTGCCGCTGGGCGAAGGGATGCTCGACCTGCCGCGGATGGTGAACGCGATCCGGTCGGCGCGGCCCGACGTCCACTTCTCGCTGGAGATGATCACGCGCGATCCACTACGGGTGCCGTGCCTGACCAAGAAATACTGGTCGACGTTCGACGACGTCCCGGGTGTGGACCTGGCGCGTTTCCTGACGCGCATGCGCGGCTGCCGGCCGCGTTCACCGCTGCCGGCGATCAGCGGGCTGACCGACGAACAGCGCTACGCGCTCGAAGTGGATCTCGTCGATCGCTCGATTGCCTTCGCGAACGCGCACCTGAGCCTGTAG
- a CDS encoding CoA-binding protein: MTAFDLTRYQDPLTIQRVLHTSRTVAIVGLSGNRLRASHFVGFYLRRHGYRVIPVNPREKDVFGEPSRNALTDITEPVDIVNVFRAPEALPAIAREAVQIGAKTLWCQFNVINEEGARIAEEGGLTVIMDRCIKVEHARYVGRMHWLGFNTQRITSVRGGLQ; the protein is encoded by the coding sequence ATGACCGCCTTCGACCTCACCCGCTACCAGGATCCGCTGACGATCCAGCGCGTGCTCCACACCTCACGTACCGTGGCCATCGTCGGGCTGTCGGGCAACCGGCTGCGCGCCAGCCACTTCGTCGGCTTCTACCTGCGGCGGCACGGCTACCGCGTCATCCCGGTCAATCCGCGCGAGAAGGACGTCTTCGGCGAGCCGAGCCGGAACGCCCTGACCGACATCACCGAGCCGGTCGACATCGTCAACGTGTTCCGCGCGCCCGAAGCGCTGCCGGCGATCGCCCGCGAGGCGGTGCAGATCGGCGCGAAGACACTCTGGTGCCAGTTCAACGTGATCAACGAGGAAGGGGCCAGGATCGCCGAAGAGGGCGGCCTCACGGTGATCATGGATCGCTGCATCAAGGTCGAGCACGCGCGCTACGTCGGGCGCATGCACTGGCTCGGCTTCAACACGCAGCGCATCACGTCGGTGCGCGGCGGCCTGCAGTAG
- a CDS encoding homoserine O-acetyltransferase, whose product MAMRAPGAAAGSVGTVDTEFLDLPEPLPLDCGRTLGGVRIAYETYGRLSAARDNVILVCHALSGDAHAAGIAARAPTESTRDGFRADERDGSRGKGLGWWDGMIGPGKAFDTDRYFVVSTNLLGGCRGTTGPWSINPETGRPYGSDFPVVTVADMVRAQRAFLTRLGIDELAAVAGGSLGGMQALEWAVAYPGQVRAIVPIASTHALQPQGVAWNAIARHAIVTDPDWQDGHYYGSGRSPNAGMGVARMIGHVTYLSAPALQTKFARRLQSGPDIHYTLTQPEFEVESYLRYQADTFVKRFDANTYLYMSRALSYFDLARQHGGGSLAAAVRPIQARTLLIAFSSDWLYPPADSEAVATALRAAGKRVDVQVIDAPYGHDCFLLEEARQTPLIQAFLAE is encoded by the coding sequence ATGGCCATGCGAGCCCCCGGAGCCGCGGCGGGCTCGGTCGGCACCGTCGACACTGAATTCCTGGATCTGCCCGAGCCGCTGCCGCTCGACTGCGGCCGCACGCTCGGCGGCGTGCGCATCGCCTACGAAACGTACGGGCGCCTGTCGGCGGCGCGCGACAACGTCATCCTGGTTTGCCACGCGCTGAGCGGCGACGCGCACGCCGCCGGCATCGCCGCGCGGGCCCCGACCGAGAGCACGCGAGACGGATTCCGCGCCGACGAGCGCGACGGCAGCCGGGGCAAGGGGCTCGGCTGGTGGGACGGGATGATCGGGCCCGGCAAGGCCTTCGACACAGACCGCTACTTCGTCGTCAGCACCAATCTGCTGGGCGGATGCCGCGGCACGACCGGGCCGTGGTCGATCAATCCGGAGACCGGACGACCGTACGGATCGGATTTTCCGGTCGTCACCGTCGCCGACATGGTGCGTGCGCAGCGGGCGTTTCTCACCCGGCTCGGCATCGACGAGCTCGCCGCGGTCGCGGGCGGATCACTCGGCGGCATGCAGGCGCTCGAATGGGCGGTCGCCTATCCCGGGCAGGTGCGGGCGATCGTGCCGATCGCCAGCACGCACGCGCTGCAGCCGCAGGGAGTCGCCTGGAATGCGATCGCGCGCCACGCGATCGTGACCGATCCCGATTGGCAGGACGGACACTATTACGGCAGCGGCCGTTCGCCGAACGCCGGCATGGGCGTGGCACGAATGATCGGGCACGTCACCTATCTGTCGGCGCCGGCGCTGCAGACCAAGTTCGCGCGCCGGCTGCAGTCGGGCCCCGACATTCACTACACGCTCACGCAGCCGGAATTCGAGGTCGAGAGCTACCTGCGGTATCAGGCCGACACGTTCGTCAAGCGGTTCGACGCCAATACTTATTTGTACATGTCGCGGGCGCTCTCCTACTTCGATCTCGCGCGGCAGCACGGGGGGGGCAGTCTGGCCGCGGCCGTGCGGCCGATCCAGGCCAGGACGCTGCTCATCGCGTTCAGCTCCGACTGGCTGTATCCGCCGGCGGATTCCGAGGCGGTCGCCACCGCGCTCCGCGCCGCCGGCAAGCGCGTCGACGTGCAGGTGATCGACGCGCCGTACGGTCACGACTGTTTCCTGCTGGAAGAGGCACGCCAGACGCCTCTCATCCAGGCGTTCCTCGCAGAGTAG